The proteins below come from a single Asanoa ferruginea genomic window:
- a CDS encoding glucose-6-phosphate isomerase has translation MAVYGAGSTEAAEIRSSLVGADVPAKLVAKDATLWGPDAEAEAKIRLGWVDTFRQSRELLVRLAELRTELADLDHVVLAGMGGSSLAPEVITRTLGVELTVLDTTDPGQIRAALADRLERTLLVVSSKSGGTVETDSHRRAYWQAFLDAGMSESEAARHFVVVTDPGSPLETTGNELGAQVFLADSEVGGRYSALTAFGVVPSALAGVDVAELLDQAEDLLPALSEESGNPGLALGAALGAAVAGGRDKVALISDGTGIVGLGDWAEQLIAESTGKDGKGILPVVIETPDSPGAHGRDVLTVTVGGAQPPHGVPGGGVRPDVAVNGPLGGQFLVWEFATAIAGRAIGIDPFNQPNVTESKNNTTRILAEGLPAETPSFTEGAIEVYGGSGDSLAAVLGALVDGIDPHGYLAVLAFLDRLTDARAEQARALLATAAGRPVTFGWGPRYLHSTGQYHKGGPQVGSFLQVTGAVVDDLAVPGKPYSFAELQAAQAAGDRKAMIDRGRPVVRLHLTDRATGVDELLRALSGLPARQDRD, from the coding sequence ATCGCGGTCTACGGCGCCGGCAGCACCGAGGCGGCGGAGATCCGTTCGTCGCTGGTCGGCGCCGACGTCCCGGCCAAGCTGGTCGCCAAGGACGCCACGCTGTGGGGTCCCGACGCGGAGGCCGAGGCGAAGATCCGGCTCGGCTGGGTCGACACCTTCCGGCAGAGCCGGGAGCTGCTGGTCCGGCTGGCCGAGCTGCGCACCGAGCTGGCCGACCTCGACCACGTCGTGCTCGCCGGCATGGGCGGCTCGTCGCTGGCACCCGAGGTGATCACCCGAACCCTGGGTGTCGAGCTGACCGTGCTCGACACCACCGACCCCGGCCAGATCCGGGCCGCGCTGGCCGACCGCCTCGAGCGCACGCTGCTCGTGGTGTCCAGCAAGTCCGGCGGCACCGTCGAGACCGACAGCCACCGGCGGGCCTACTGGCAGGCGTTCCTCGACGCCGGCATGAGCGAGTCCGAGGCGGCCCGCCACTTCGTGGTGGTCACCGACCCGGGCTCGCCGCTGGAGACCACCGGCAACGAGCTGGGCGCCCAGGTCTTCCTGGCCGACTCCGAGGTCGGCGGCCGCTACTCGGCGCTGACCGCGTTCGGGGTCGTGCCGTCGGCGCTCGCCGGCGTCGACGTCGCCGAGCTGCTCGACCAGGCCGAAGACCTGTTGCCGGCGCTGTCGGAGGAGAGTGGCAACCCCGGCCTCGCGCTGGGCGCCGCGCTCGGTGCGGCGGTCGCCGGCGGTCGCGACAAGGTGGCGCTGATCTCCGACGGCACCGGCATCGTCGGCCTCGGCGACTGGGCCGAGCAGCTCATCGCCGAGTCGACCGGCAAAGACGGCAAGGGCATCCTGCCGGTTGTCATCGAGACGCCGGACAGCCCCGGCGCGCACGGCCGCGACGTGCTCACCGTGACGGTCGGCGGCGCGCAGCCGCCGCACGGCGTCCCGGGCGGCGGCGTCCGGCCCGACGTGGCCGTCAACGGCCCGCTCGGCGGGCAGTTCCTGGTCTGGGAGTTCGCGACCGCGATCGCCGGCCGGGCGATCGGCATCGACCCGTTCAACCAGCCCAACGTGACCGAGTCGAAGAACAACACGACCCGGATCCTGGCCGAGGGGCTGCCCGCCGAGACACCGTCATTCACCGAGGGCGCGATCGAGGTGTACGGCGGCAGCGGCGACAGCCTGGCGGCCGTCCTCGGTGCGCTGGTCGACGGCATCGACCCGCACGGCTACCTGGCCGTGCTGGCGTTCCTCGACCGGCTCACCGACGCCCGGGCCGAGCAGGCGCGGGCACTGCTGGCCACCGCGGCCGGGCGTCCCGTGACGTTCGGCTGGGGGCCGCGCTACCTGCACTCGACCGGGCAATACCACAAGGGCGGGCCCCAGGTCGGCTCGTTCCTCCAGGTCACCGGCGCGGTCGTCGACGACCTGGCGGTGCCGGGCAAGCCCTACTCGTTCGCCGAGCTCCAGGCCGCACAGGCGGCCGGCGACCGGAAAGCGATGATCGACCGGGGCCGGCCGGTTGTCCGGTTGCACCTCACCGACCGCGCGACCGGGGTCGACGAGTTGCTGCGCGCGTTGTCGGGCCTGCCCGCCCGGCAGGACCGAGACTAG
- a CDS encoding COX15/CtaA family protein, producing the protein MIPLLRRLALANIIANVAIVVTGGAVRLTGSGLGCPTWPKCTDASYTPNGEMGIHGVIEFSNRMLGWVVGAVAFAVLVAAFLHFRRTSTPEARRLRLLALGVFLGIPAQGVVGGITVLTDLNPWVVGLHFLASIGVLAASYALWRRTVDGGAPRRAAAAGPVRQLVAVLTGVSLAVIALGVVVTGSGPHAGDVDAHRTGLNPETISQVHADIVFLLIGLSVAVWFTARALGARRTARAALVLVVVELSQGLIGFIQYFTGLPEVLVGFHMLGACLVWLATLAVLWSTRASGGGDGVSEPLRGAGGHAQEERGLGELQLDQGGRTAVVGHQVDPRVEEPVAATRNGVESPLGDGQLGR; encoded by the coding sequence GTGATCCCCCTGCTCCGCCGCCTGGCGCTGGCCAACATCATCGCGAACGTCGCCATCGTGGTCACCGGCGGGGCGGTCCGGCTGACCGGGTCCGGCCTCGGCTGCCCGACCTGGCCCAAATGCACCGATGCGTCCTACACGCCGAACGGCGAAATGGGCATCCATGGGGTGATCGAGTTCAGCAACCGGATGCTCGGCTGGGTGGTCGGCGCGGTCGCGTTCGCGGTGCTGGTCGCCGCCTTCCTGCATTTCCGGCGCACCAGCACGCCTGAGGCGCGCCGGTTGAGGCTGCTGGCGCTCGGCGTGTTCCTGGGCATCCCGGCACAGGGCGTGGTGGGCGGGATCACCGTGCTGACCGACCTCAACCCGTGGGTGGTCGGCCTGCACTTCCTCGCCTCGATCGGCGTGCTGGCCGCCTCCTACGCCCTCTGGCGGCGCACCGTCGACGGCGGCGCCCCCCGCCGGGCGGCCGCGGCGGGGCCGGTCCGGCAGCTCGTCGCCGTGCTGACCGGCGTTTCGCTGGCGGTCATCGCGCTCGGCGTGGTCGTCACCGGCAGCGGGCCGCACGCCGGCGACGTCGACGCGCACCGCACCGGCCTGAACCCGGAGACCATCTCCCAGGTGCACGCCGACATCGTGTTCCTGCTGATCGGGCTGTCCGTCGCGGTCTGGTTCACCGCCCGCGCGCTGGGCGCCCGGCGCACCGCCCGGGCCGCGCTCGTGCTGGTCGTGGTCGAGCTGTCGCAGGGCCTGATCGGCTTCATCCAATACTTCACCGGGCTGCCCGAGGTGCTGGTCGGCTTCCACATGCTCGGAGCCTGCCTGGTCTGGCTGGCCACGCTGGCCGTGCTCTGGTCAACCCGCGCGAGTGGCGGCGGCGATGGCGTCAGCGAGCCGCTGCGCGGCGCCGGCGGCCATGCCCAGGAAGAGCGAGGGCTCGGTGAGCTCCAGCTCGATCAGGGTGGGCGCACCGCTGTCGTCGGGCACCAGGTCGACCCGCGCGTAGAGGAGCCGGTCGCGGCCACCCGGAACGGCGTCGAGAGCCCGCTCGGCGACGGCCAGCTCGGCCGCTGA
- a CDS encoding heme o synthase translates to MSMVTERPTPTLEPGPVPVPARRDPRAVVGAYVALTKPRIIELLLITTVPAMLLAAKGIPSVWTMVVVLVGGSLAAGAANALNCYIDRDIDQLMRRTKRRPLPTHALAPRSVLVFGLVLAVVSVGLMAGFTNWLAAALTAGAIAYYDLVYTLWLKRTTPQNTFWGGACGAAPVLIGWAAVTGGLSPLAWALFAVVFFWQMPHFYALAIKYKDDYARAGIPMLPVVRSATRVNREIVIFTWLTVAASLAAWPLGLGPLYGITAVVSGAVFLSESHKLVGRSKAGQPLKPMRLFHWSITYLTIVSLAVALDALL, encoded by the coding sequence TTGAGCATGGTCACGGAACGCCCGACGCCGACCCTGGAGCCGGGTCCGGTTCCGGTGCCAGCCCGGCGCGACCCCCGTGCCGTCGTCGGTGCCTATGTGGCCCTGACCAAGCCGCGCATCATCGAGTTGCTGCTGATCACCACCGTGCCGGCGATGCTGTTGGCCGCCAAGGGCATCCCGTCGGTCTGGACGATGGTGGTGGTGCTGGTCGGCGGTTCGCTCGCGGCCGGCGCGGCCAACGCGCTCAACTGCTACATCGACCGCGACATCGACCAGTTGATGCGGCGCACCAAGCGGCGCCCGCTGCCCACCCACGCCCTGGCGCCGCGCAGCGTGCTGGTGTTCGGGCTGGTGCTGGCGGTGGTCTCGGTCGGCCTGATGGCCGGCTTCACCAACTGGCTCGCGGCCGCACTGACCGCCGGCGCGATCGCCTACTACGACCTCGTCTACACACTGTGGCTCAAGCGCACCACGCCGCAGAACACGTTCTGGGGCGGCGCCTGCGGCGCGGCGCCGGTGCTGATCGGCTGGGCGGCCGTCACCGGCGGGCTCTCGCCGCTGGCCTGGGCGCTGTTCGCGGTGGTCTTCTTCTGGCAGATGCCGCACTTCTATGCGCTGGCCATCAAATACAAAGACGACTACGCCCGCGCCGGCATCCCGATGCTGCCCGTGGTGCGCTCGGCGACCCGGGTCAACCGGGAAATTGTGATCTTCACCTGGCTGACCGTGGCGGCGTCGTTGGCGGCCTGGCCGCTCGGCCTGGGCCCGCTCTACGGCATCACCGCGGTCGTCAGCGGCGCGGTGTTCCTCAGCGAGTCGCACAAGCTGGTCGGCCGGTCTAAGGCCGGACAGCCGCTCAAGCCGATGCGGCTGTTCCACTGGTCGATCACCTATCTGACGATCGTGTCGCTCGCGGTCGCCCTCGACGCGCTGCTCTGA
- a CDS encoding helix-turn-helix transcriptional regulator, with amino-acid sequence MLPPQVETPGSPVVPADRRTRDRVLALLLERGTATAAELGAALQLSSAAIRKHLDALLTEGDVVARQRPVRAGRGRGRPAKVFTLTDAARLRCGRHTYDNMANAALRWIAANGGDGAVGAFAAEQVAALESRCQEAMAGAGEDPIARAEALAGALTAEGYAANASTIATGGQLCQHHCPVAHVAAEFPELCEAETAVISRLVGTHVQRLATIAHGDGVCTTHIPAQQAGSRGHGISVPTEGPGIGSQHSQNRQEL; translated from the coding sequence ATGCTGCCTCCGCAGGTGGAGACGCCCGGTTCCCCGGTCGTCCCCGCGGATCGGCGCACCCGCGACCGGGTCCTCGCGCTCCTGCTGGAGCGGGGCACCGCCACCGCCGCCGAACTCGGCGCCGCGCTGCAGCTCAGCTCCGCCGCCATCCGGAAGCACCTCGACGCCCTGCTCACCGAGGGCGACGTGGTCGCCCGGCAGCGCCCCGTGCGCGCCGGCCGCGGCCGGGGCCGGCCGGCCAAGGTGTTCACGCTGACCGATGCCGCCCGGCTGCGTTGCGGCCGGCACACCTACGACAACATGGCCAACGCCGCCCTGCGCTGGATCGCCGCCAACGGCGGCGACGGTGCGGTCGGCGCGTTCGCTGCCGAGCAGGTCGCCGCGCTGGAGAGCCGCTGCCAGGAGGCCATGGCCGGGGCCGGGGAAGACCCGATCGCCCGGGCCGAGGCACTCGCCGGCGCGCTCACCGCCGAGGGCTACGCTGCCAACGCGTCCACGATCGCCACGGGCGGGCAGCTGTGTCAGCACCACTGCCCGGTGGCGCACGTGGCGGCCGAGTTCCCCGAGCTGTGCGAGGCCGAGACGGCGGTCATCTCCCGCCTGGTCGGCACGCATGTTCAGCGACTGGCCACCATCGCACACGGTGACGGGGTATGCACAACACACATCCCGGCACAGCAAGCTGGCTCTCGAGGGCACGGGATCTCCGTGCCGACCGAAGGTCCAGGCATCGGAAGCCAGCACAGCCAGAACCGACAGGAACTGTGA
- the tkt gene encoding transketolase, with translation MDAVEKAGNGHPGTAMSLAPAAYLLFNKVMRHDPTDPHWPGRDRFVLSAGHSSLTLYIQLYLTGYGLGLDDLRSLRQWGSLTPGHPEHGHTKGVETTTGPLGQGIGNAVGMAMAARREKGLFDADGSAGSLFDHNVYTIVSDGDIEEGISHEVSSLAGHQRLGNLTAIWDDNEISIEDDTRIAKSEDVAARYAAYGWHVQTVDFRTGHADEGDYREDPEALWRAIEAANAVTDRPSFIALRTIIGWPAPNKQNTGKIHGSALGADEVAATKKVLGFDPGKSFDVSTEVLEHTRAAVARGQAEHAEWDKAFGTWSTNNPDRRALFDRLTSRALPAGWTDALPVWPADPKGIATRAASGKVLEALAPVLPELWGGSADLAESNNTTMKGEPSFVPAEHATKEFPGDEFGRTLHFGIREHGMGAILNGIVLHGATRPYGGTFLVFSDYMRPSVRLAALMKLPVTYVWTHDSIGLGEDGPTHQPIEHLTALRAIPGLDVVRPGDANETAWAWRLAMEHTDRPTALALTRQALPTIDRERYAPADGVARGGYILAEASDAQPHVILIGTGSEVQLCLAARERLEADGTPTRVVSMPCQEWFRAQDEEYRQTVLPNSVKARVSVEAGIAMSWRDLVGDQGESVSIEHYGASAPHTVLFEQFGFTADNVVAKAHASLARVGAITGTTTGN, from the coding sequence ATGGACGCGGTCGAGAAGGCCGGCAACGGACACCCGGGCACCGCCATGAGCCTCGCCCCGGCCGCTTACCTGCTGTTCAACAAGGTGATGCGGCACGACCCGACCGATCCGCACTGGCCGGGCCGTGACCGGTTCGTGCTCTCCGCGGGGCACAGCAGCCTGACCCTCTACATCCAGCTCTACCTGACCGGCTACGGCCTCGGTCTGGATGACCTGCGGTCGCTGCGGCAGTGGGGCTCGCTGACGCCGGGCCACCCGGAGCACGGGCACACCAAGGGCGTCGAGACCACCACCGGCCCGCTCGGGCAGGGCATCGGCAACGCGGTCGGGATGGCGATGGCCGCCCGCCGCGAGAAGGGCCTGTTCGACGCCGACGGCTCCGCCGGGTCACTGTTCGACCACAACGTCTACACGATCGTCTCCGACGGTGACATCGAAGAGGGCATCAGCCACGAGGTGAGCTCGCTCGCCGGGCACCAGCGGCTGGGCAACCTGACCGCGATCTGGGACGACAACGAGATCTCGATCGAAGACGACACCCGGATCGCCAAGAGCGAAGACGTGGCCGCCCGCTACGCCGCCTACGGCTGGCACGTGCAGACGGTCGACTTCCGCACCGGCCACGCCGACGAGGGCGACTACCGCGAAGACCCCGAGGCGCTCTGGCGCGCGATCGAGGCGGCGAACGCGGTGACCGACAGGCCGTCGTTCATCGCGCTGCGCACGATCATCGGTTGGCCGGCGCCCAACAAGCAGAACACGGGCAAGATCCACGGCTCGGCGCTCGGTGCCGACGAGGTCGCCGCGACCAAGAAGGTGCTCGGCTTCGACCCGGGCAAGAGCTTCGACGTCTCCACCGAGGTGCTCGAGCACACCCGCGCGGCGGTCGCCCGCGGCCAGGCCGAGCACGCCGAGTGGGACAAGGCCTTCGGCACCTGGTCGACCAACAACCCCGACCGCCGGGCGCTGTTCGACCGGCTGACCTCCCGCGCCCTGCCGGCGGGCTGGACCGACGCGCTGCCGGTCTGGCCGGCCGACCCGAAGGGCATCGCCACCCGGGCCGCGTCCGGCAAGGTCCTCGAGGCGCTGGCGCCGGTGCTGCCGGAGCTGTGGGGCGGCTCGGCCGACCTCGCCGAGAGCAACAACACCACGATGAAGGGCGAGCCGTCGTTCGTGCCCGCCGAGCACGCGACCAAGGAGTTCCCGGGCGACGAATTCGGCCGCACGCTGCACTTCGGGATCCGCGAGCACGGCATGGGCGCGATCCTCAACGGCATCGTGCTGCACGGCGCGACCCGCCCCTACGGCGGCACGTTCCTCGTGTTCAGTGACTACATGCGACCGTCGGTGCGGCTGGCCGCGCTGATGAAACTGCCGGTCACCTACGTCTGGACGCACGACTCCATCGGCCTCGGCGAAGACGGCCCGACCCACCAGCCGATCGAGCACCTCACCGCGCTGCGGGCCATCCCGGGCCTCGACGTGGTGCGGCCGGGCGACGCCAACGAGACGGCGTGGGCGTGGCGGCTGGCGATGGAGCACACCGACCGGCCGACCGCGCTGGCCCTGACCCGCCAGGCGCTGCCGACCATCGACCGCGAGCGCTACGCCCCGGCTGACGGCGTGGCCCGCGGCGGCTACATCCTGGCCGAGGCGTCCGACGCACAGCCCCACGTGATCCTCATCGGGACCGGTTCCGAGGTGCAGCTCTGCCTCGCCGCCCGGGAGCGGCTCGAGGCCGACGGCACGCCCACCCGGGTGGTGTCGATGCCCTGCCAGGAGTGGTTCCGGGCGCAGGACGAGGAATACCGCCAGACCGTGCTGCCCAACTCGGTCAAGGCCCGCGTCAGCGTCGAGGCCGGCATCGCCATGTCCTGGCGCGACCTCGTCGGCGACCAGGGCGAAAGCGTCAGCATCGAGCACTACGGCGCCAGCGCGCCCCACACGGTGCTCTTCGAACAGTTCGGATTCACCGCCGACAACGTCGTCGCGAAGGCACACGCCTCGCTCGCGCGGGTCGGCGCCATCACCGGCACCACCACGGGCAACTGA
- the sufB gene encoding Fe-S cluster assembly protein SufB produces MTEQIVQPVTTQEEHLAALGSYQYGWADSDTAGAAAQRGLSEAVVRDISAKKNEPEWMLDLRLKGLRLFGRKPMPNWGADLSGIDFDNIKYFVRSTEKQAASWEDLPADIKNTYDKLGIPEAEKQRLISGVAAQYESEVVYHKIREDLEEQGVIFLDTDTALREHPELFKEYFGSVIPVGDNKFAALNTSVWSGGSFIYVPPGVNVEIPLQAYFRINTENMGQFERTLIIVDEGAYVHYVEGCTAPIYSSDSLHSAVVEIIVKKNARCRYTTIQNWSNNVYNLVTKRAVAHEGATMEWIDGNIGSKVTMKYPAVWMMGEHAKGEVLSVAMAGEGQHQDAGAKMVHAAPHTSSTIISKSIARGGGRTSYRGLVQVLEGSSHSKSTVKCDALLVDTISRSDTYPYVDIREDDVSMGHEATVSKVSEDQLFYLMSRGMTEDEAMAMIVRGFIEPIAKELPMEYALELNRLIELQMEGAVG; encoded by the coding sequence ATGACCGAGCAGATCGTCCAGCCCGTCACGACCCAGGAGGAGCACCTCGCCGCCCTGGGCAGCTACCAATACGGGTGGGCCGACTCCGACACCGCTGGCGCCGCGGCGCAGCGTGGGCTCAGTGAGGCGGTGGTGCGCGACATCTCCGCCAAGAAGAACGAGCCCGAGTGGATGCTCGACCTGCGCCTCAAGGGCCTGCGGCTGTTCGGCCGCAAGCCGATGCCCAACTGGGGTGCCGATCTCAGCGGGATCGACTTCGACAACATCAAATACTTCGTGCGTTCGACCGAGAAGCAGGCGGCGAGCTGGGAAGACCTGCCGGCCGACATCAAGAACACCTACGACAAGCTGGGCATCCCGGAGGCCGAGAAGCAGCGGCTGATCTCGGGCGTCGCGGCGCAATACGAGTCCGAGGTCGTCTACCACAAGATTCGTGAAGACCTCGAAGAGCAGGGCGTCATCTTCCTCGACACCGACACCGCCCTGCGCGAGCACCCGGAGCTGTTCAAGGAATACTTCGGCTCGGTGATCCCGGTCGGCGACAACAAGTTCGCCGCGCTCAACACCTCGGTGTGGTCCGGTGGCTCCTTCATCTACGTCCCGCCAGGCGTCAACGTGGAGATCCCGCTCCAGGCCTACTTCCGGATCAACACGGAAAACATGGGCCAGTTCGAGCGGACGCTGATCATCGTCGACGAGGGTGCCTACGTGCACTACGTCGAGGGCTGCACCGCGCCGATCTACTCGTCCGACTCGCTGCACAGCGCGGTCGTCGAGATCATCGTGAAGAAGAACGCCCGCTGCCGTTACACGACCATCCAGAACTGGTCCAACAACGTCTACAACCTGGTCACCAAGCGCGCTGTGGCGCACGAGGGCGCGACCATGGAGTGGATCGACGGCAACATCGGCTCCAAGGTCACGATGAAATACCCCGCCGTCTGGATGATGGGCGAGCACGCCAAGGGCGAGGTGCTCTCGGTCGCGATGGCCGGCGAGGGCCAGCACCAGGACGCCGGCGCCAAGATGGTGCACGCCGCGCCGCACACCAGCAGCACGATCATCTCCAAGTCGATCGCGCGTGGCGGTGGCCGCACCTCCTACCGCGGCCTGGTGCAGGTGCTGGAGGGCTCGTCGCACTCCAAGAGCACCGTCAAGTGCGACGCGCTCCTGGTCGACACGATCTCCCGCTCCGACACCTACCCCTACGTCGACATCCGTGAAGACGACGTGTCGATGGGTCACGAGGCGACCGTCTCCAAGGTCAGCGAAGACCAGCTCTTCTACCTGATGAGCCGGGGCATGACCGAAGACGAGGCGATGGCGATGATCGTGCGCGGCTTCATCGAGCCGATCGCCAAGGAACTCCCGATGGAATACGCCCTGGAGCTCAACCGGCTCATCGAACTTCAGATGGAAGGGGCCGTCGGCTAA
- the tal gene encoding transaldolase, whose amino-acid sequence MTDRLAELAAAGVAIWLDDLSRVRLSTGTLDQLRREQHVVGVTTNPTIFAKALSDATAYDGQVQDLATRGVSTEEAVRMLTSYDVRWACDVLRPAFDASDGVDGRVSLEVDPRLANETEKTIAEAKGLWWLIDRPNAFIKIPATEAGLPAITAVLAAGISVNVTLIFSLDRYSQVMDAYLAGMEQAKANGHDLTNLASVASFFVSRFDTEIDKRLEKIGSDEAKAMRGKGAVANARLAYERYSEVFAGERWQALADAGAKPQRPLWASTSTKNPDYPDTLYVSDLIAPGIVNTMPESLIHAWADHGETQADTVTPNYADARQVMADLTRVGIDLDDVFDTLENEGVEKFAASWQELIDGVDKSLKAASEGSSKPTDAAKGSVGSR is encoded by the coding sequence ATGACCGACCGCCTGGCCGAGCTCGCCGCCGCGGGCGTCGCCATCTGGCTCGACGACCTTTCCCGCGTACGGCTGAGCACCGGCACCCTTGACCAGTTGCGTCGCGAGCAGCACGTCGTCGGCGTGACCACCAACCCGACCATCTTCGCCAAGGCCCTCTCCGACGCCACCGCCTACGACGGTCAGGTCCAGGACCTGGCCACCCGCGGTGTCTCCACCGAAGAGGCCGTGCGCATGCTCACGTCGTACGACGTGCGCTGGGCCTGTGATGTGCTGCGCCCGGCCTTCGACGCCTCCGACGGTGTCGACGGGCGGGTCTCGCTCGAGGTCGACCCGCGGCTCGCCAACGAGACCGAGAAGACCATCGCCGAGGCCAAGGGCCTCTGGTGGCTGATCGACCGGCCCAACGCGTTCATCAAGATCCCCGCCACCGAGGCGGGGCTGCCGGCGATCACCGCGGTGCTCGCCGCCGGCATCAGCGTCAACGTCACGCTGATCTTCTCGCTCGACCGCTACAGCCAGGTGATGGACGCCTACCTGGCCGGCATGGAGCAGGCCAAGGCCAACGGCCACGACCTGACCAACCTCGCGTCGGTCGCGTCGTTCTTCGTCTCCCGCTTCGACACCGAGATCGACAAGCGGCTGGAGAAGATCGGCAGCGACGAGGCCAAGGCGATGCGCGGCAAGGGTGCGGTCGCCAACGCGCGGCTGGCCTACGAGCGCTACTCCGAGGTGTTCGCCGGCGAGCGCTGGCAGGCCCTGGCCGACGCCGGCGCCAAGCCGCAGCGGCCGCTCTGGGCGTCGACCTCGACGAAGAACCCCGACTACCCGGACACGCTCTACGTTTCCGACCTCATCGCCCCGGGCATCGTCAACACCATGCCGGAGTCGTTGATCCACGCGTGGGCCGACCACGGTGAGACGCAGGCCGACACGGTCACGCCCAACTACGCCGACGCGCGGCAGGTGATGGCCGACCTGACCCGGGTGGGCATCGACCTCGACGACGTGTTCGACACGCTCGAGAACGAGGGCGTCGAGAAGTTCGCGGCGAGCTGGCAGGAACTGATCGACGGCGTCGACAAGTCGCTGAAGGCGGCGAGCGAGGGGTCGTCGAAGCCGACCGACGCCGCGAAGGGGAGCGTGGGTAGCAGGTGA
- the sufD gene encoding Fe-S cluster assembly protein SufD, with translation MPTETEVALTPPNTSSLPKTKAQSLRSTDVADFPALTGLEEEWRFTPLKRLRGLATATPSAETALRYEHGVLPTGVTVSTLAKGDPRIGRVLVPFDRVSALGFGNADGATLIAVAPEAEVAEPVSVQVIGGGAGVAYAHTVIEVGRFGKATLVVEQVGSTTLADNVEVDIADGAQLTLVTVADWASDTVQAQHVKFRLGRDAKVTHVQVSLGGDLVRQFTSVEYTGRGGDAELFGLYFADGDQHLEHRQLVDHSVPDCRSYVGYRGALQGAGAHTVWVGDVLIQVAATGTDTYEINRNLVLSDGARADSIPNLEIETGEVAGAGHASATGRFDDEQLFYLMARGITEHEARKLVVRGFFAELLQKIPLESLRDRLGDAIEARLAKGDQ, from the coding sequence ATGCCCACGGAAACCGAGGTGGCACTGACGCCGCCCAACACGTCGAGCCTGCCCAAGACCAAGGCGCAGAGCCTGCGCTCGACCGATGTCGCCGACTTCCCGGCCCTCACGGGCCTGGAGGAGGAGTGGCGCTTCACGCCGCTCAAGCGGCTGCGCGGCCTGGCCACGGCGACCCCTTCGGCCGAGACCGCCCTGCGCTACGAGCACGGGGTCCTGCCGACCGGCGTGACCGTGTCGACGCTGGCCAAGGGCGACCCGCGGATCGGCCGCGTGCTGGTCCCGTTCGACCGGGTCAGCGCGCTCGGCTTCGGCAACGCCGACGGCGCGACGCTGATCGCGGTCGCGCCGGAGGCGGAGGTCGCCGAGCCGGTTTCGGTCCAGGTGATCGGTGGCGGTGCGGGCGTCGCCTACGCGCACACCGTCATCGAGGTCGGCCGGTTCGGCAAGGCCACGCTGGTGGTCGAGCAGGTCGGTTCGACCACGCTGGCCGACAACGTCGAGGTCGACATCGCCGACGGCGCCCAGCTCACCCTGGTCACCGTCGCCGACTGGGCGTCCGACACGGTGCAGGCCCAGCACGTGAAGTTCCGCCTCGGCCGCGACGCCAAGGTGACCCACGTGCAGGTCAGCCTCGGCGGCGACCTGGTCCGCCAGTTCACCAGCGTCGAATACACCGGCCGCGGTGGCGACGCCGAGCTGTTCGGGCTCTACTTCGCCGACGGCGACCAGCACCTCGAGCACCGCCAGTTGGTCGACCACAGCGTTCCCGACTGCCGCAGCTACGTCGGCTACCGCGGCGCGCTTCAGGGCGCCGGCGCGCACACCGTCTGGGTCGGCGACGTGCTGATCCAGGTGGCCGCGACCGGCACCGACACCTACGAGATCAACCGCAACCTGGTGCTCAGCGACGGCGCGCGGGCCGACTCGATCCCCAACCTGGAGATCGAGACCGGCGAGGTGGCCGGGGCCGGCCACGCCAGCGCGACCGGCCGGTTCGACGACGAGCAGCTGTTCTACCTGATGGCGCGGGGCATCACCGAGCACGAGGCGCGCAAGCTCGTGGTCCGTGGCTTCTTCGCCGAGCTGTTGCAGAAGATCCCGCTGGAGTCGCTGCGCGACCGTCTCGGCGACGCCATCGAGGCCCGGCTGGCGAAGGGCGACCAGTGA